One Coffea arabica cultivar ET-39 chromosome 5e, Coffea Arabica ET-39 HiFi, whole genome shotgun sequence DNA segment encodes these proteins:
- the LOC113687811 gene encoding LOW QUALITY PROTEIN: probable disease resistance protein At4g27220 (The sequence of the model RefSeq protein was modified relative to this genomic sequence to represent the inferred CDS: deleted 1 base in 1 codon), producing MEALGNLALDTGRKYVNLGDNLRSLETKLQRLSNRKIDFQSKVKVAERSATKKRKREVQNWFEEVAKIENEFVPLKKSIKEGGFLENAFSSGKRVEKMDEIVEQLMVQSDSDHFGELCLEISESRGEPREATELFGEMFRKGLETIPAWLDTNEILRIGIWGMGGVGKTTLAEHIHNHLLENTQFKVYWFSVSQDFTIKRLQGDVAKRLRLDLSNVDDEGVRARRLRDTFEKMEEMVVLMLDDVWEEFRLNSLGIDARNCRLILTTRSEEVCNQMQCHRTFELKTLDTEEAWGLFKRTLGSETSLDGDLEGIAKSITERCDGLPLGIVTVAGSMRGVRDICEWRNALEDLKACSVGHDKMEKRVFRILEWSFNRLNKCERNCFLYCCLYPEDWKIKRKELIGLFIGAELMSKRESWSKAFDQGQTILNKLIKVCLLEETHDFIDECVKMHDLVRDMALRITHGNSKPESSRDDVPRFLVKSLGQEDSIVAPEQEEWTQDLRAVSFYSQNFKGIEIPPAWSPNCPKLSTLLLSQVFIREIPDSFFHHMSGLKVLNLSWCRGIAELPNAVSNLVNLTALILGGCQGLRFVPPLGKLKQLREVNLSWTRIQDLLVNLERLGVTGQPRKVYLNECRSLRRKIIVPKGTFSQLHRLQQLLLPRYGGVQVNDPEVLNQLESFIGCLSFTNFYKITRWPKYYNVYINDILTKDRVRELDDYGNQKELYFHQCKLGRGSNYLPDDMESLIIDECEGMGIRYLSDVFKNFINLSDLFKLVIVYMVGIEFLWQLSSASPRDQLEVSSFSPLCGPKMLILYRLPNLVGLFYGESEPYLLPAGTFSSLQILCISGCHNMKQLFTVQLLQNLQNLEALVVEDCEGLEEIAADGNGGGEGIRLTSSGATATVIILPKFRLLLLKRLPQLKNICKAAMICDSIEEIAIFDCPKVKRLPLFPPTINGLPSLPNTLCKIRGDKEWWESLEWDNPCAKNALDPFFTTQARSSFFR from the exons ATGGAGGCACTTGGGAATTTGGCACTCGACACCGGAAGGAAGTATGTCAATCTGGGTGATAATCTAAGGTCGCTCGAAACGAAGTTGCAAAGATTAAGCAACAGGAAAATTGACTTCCAGTCGAAAGTAAAAGTTGCAGAAAGATCAGctactaagaaaaggaaaagggaggtTCAGAATTGGTTTGAGGAGGTAGCAAAAATAGAGAATGAATTCGTTCCATTGAAAAAGAGCATAAAAGAGGGTGGATTTCTAGAAAATGCGTTTAGCAGTGGGAAAAGAGTGGAGAAAATGGACGAGATTGTAGAGCAACTGATGGTGCAAAGTGATAGTGATCATTTTGGTGAGCTTTGTCTTGAGATTTCTGAGAGCAGAGGTGAGCCACGAGAGGCAACAGAATTATTTGGAGAAATGTTTCGTAAAGGTCTGGAAACAATCCCGGCATGGTTGGACACCAATGAGATCTTAAGGATTGGGATATGGGGGATGGGAGGTGTGGGTAAGACTACATTGGCGGAACACATCCATAATCATCTCCTCGAGAATACTCAATTCAAGGTTTATTGGTTTTCTGTCTCCCAAGATTTTACCATCAAAAGGCTGCAAGGTGACGTTGCTAAACGCCTAAGGCTTGATCTGTCAAACGTGGATGATGAAGGAGTAAGGGCACGCAGGTTACGTGACACATTCGAGAAAATGGAGGAAATGGTAGTGCTCATGTTGGATGATGTTTGGGAAGAATTTCGTTTAAACAGCTTAGGGATTGATGCAAGAAATTGCAGACTGATTTTGACTACACGCTCAGAAGAAGTGTGCAACCAGATGCAATGCCATCGCACTTTTGAGTTGAAAACTTTGGACACAGAGGAAGCTTGGGGTTTGTTCAAGCGTACACTCGGCAGCGAGACCTCGCTTGATGGAGATTTGGAAGGCATTGCCAAGTCCATCACGGAAAGGTGTGATGGTTTGCCTCTTGGTATTGTCACAGTGGCTGGGAGCATGAGAGGTGTGAGAGACATCTGTGAGTGGAGAAATGCATTGGAAGACTTGAAAGCATGTTCAGTAGGGCACGATAAGATGGAAAAAAGGGTGTTTCGCATCCTGGAATGGAGTTTCAATCGCCTGAATAAATGTGAAAGGAATTGCTTCTTGTATTGCTGTCTTTATCCGGAAGAttggaaaataaaaagaaaggaactaATAGGCCTGTTTATTGGGGCAGAGCTGATGTCAAAACGGGAATCATGGTCAAAAGCATTTGATCAAGGTCAAACGATATTAAACAAACTGATAAAAGTTTGCTTGCTGGAAGAAACTCACGATTTCATTGATGAATGTGTGAAGATGCATGATTTGGTCAGAGATATGGCTTTAAGGATCACGCATGGAAACTCCAAACCAGAGAGCAGTAGAGATGATGTACCACGATTCTTGGTGAAAAGCTTAGGACAGGAAGATTCAATAGTAGCACCGGAACAAGAAGAGTGGACACAAGATCTCCGTGCAGTTTCCTTCTATTcacaaaatttcaaaggaatagAAATTCCACCAGCCTGGTCACCAAATTGTCCTAAACTCTCAACCTTGCTTCTTTCTCAGGTTTTCATAAGAGAAATCCCAGATTCATTCTTTCATCACATGAGTGGACTTAAAGTTTTGAATCTATCTTGGTGCCGAGGTATAGCAGAGTTGCCTAATGCTGTTTCAAACTTGGTGAATCTCACTGCCTTGATTTTGGGGGGTTGTCAAGGCCTCCGATTTGTGCCACCGCTGGGAAAGCTCAAGCAATTGAGGGAAGTGAACCTATCGTGGACTAGAATTCAGGATTTACTGGTCAACCTCGAAAGGTTGGGAGTCACTGGTCAACCTCGAAAGGTTTA CTTGAACGAGTGTCGGAGTTTAAGACGAAAGATAATAGTACCAAAAGGGACATTTTCCCAATTGCACCGTCTTCAACAGCTATTATTGCCACGCTATGGTGGGGTACAAGTTAATGATCCAGAAGTGTTGAATCAATTAGAAAGTTTTATAGGATGTTTGTCTTTTACGAACTTCTATAAAATTACTCGGTGGCCAAAATATTATAATGTTTATATCAATGACATCTTAACCAAGGATCGGGTTCGTGAACTTGATGATTATGGGAACCAGAAAGAACTGTATTTCCATCAGTGTAAGCTTGGTAGAGGATCGAACTATCTGCCGGATGATATGGAAAGTCTGATAATCGATGAGTGTGAGGGCATGGGCATTAGGTACTTGTCAGATGTTTTTaagaattttataaatttaagcGACTTGTTTAAATTGGTTATTGTGTATATGGTTGGAATAGAGTTCCTCTGGCAATTGTCCTCTGCTTCTCCACGTGATCAGTTGGAAGTCTCGTCTTTTAGTCCACTCTGTGGTCCTAAAATGCTAATCCTCTACAGGTTGCCAAATCTGGTTGGTCTTTTTTACGGAGAATCAGAACCATATTTGCTTCCAGCTGGCACCTTTTCTTCCCTTCAAATCTTGTGCATTTCTGGATGTCACAACATGAAGCAGCTATTCACAGTGCAGTTGCTGCAGAACCTTCAAAATCTTGAAGCATTAGTAGTTGAAGATTGTGAAGGACTGGAGGAGATAGCAGCAGATGGCAATGGAGGAGGAGAAGGCATCCGATTGACTTCAAGTGGAGCCACCGCCACTGTCATCATCCTTCCAAAATTTAGGCTGTTGCTTTTGAAAAGGCTGCCACAACTGAAGAACATTTGCAAGGCAGCCATGATCTGCGATTCAATTGAGGAGATTG